In Syngnathus acus chromosome 21, fSynAcu1.2, whole genome shotgun sequence, one genomic interval encodes:
- the map2 gene encoding microtubule-associated protein 2 isoform X4 gives MADDRQPEDGAAQWDPSRGQESTGTHGANGFSSSSYRTCQTGGAHPTSAPFSARENGFDGELTGAHAITAEQVSARIVQEVTAEAVAVLKGEQESQRLPSVEDTTNLPPSPPPSPAAEQFGPLEQDVGDEEEAGPLRRFQNSRERCKFLAPSISVSVPEDDPYHSDEEYYEHPLFSPEWTHSGARPMGQAVAFRQIEAVKMDSEKAVSEKSGSMSPDSIGTERRPEELLEQQTQGFFAGERMVPESPTIDTPSFVPPDVQTQAKEPAKSITLQPIYGEPITVSEKQPSVEVVEFSSLGSPSDFSSMGVKAEGGNVTSDAMSAYFETSATDALVSPQGKGEGYYELSRLSETNTVDSKSPKISLSVQESPKTQNADTQDFPVPDKGNECKLSPGKLALDQRSYSLNITIGAMDRNSQGRTSKFSPLAADIMTHTSGSLDESADYLPITTPSGEKPPPFPPLILETAASITSDSSSPPRMAEAVSNPSPDPESPESPESPKPCEGSPTNNTVMAQDLPEMLDLAGPRSRLSSEAAEPELGRQKSFQAFPDDLLSSLGSGEQSPGIRKSDSQLEEMGYCVFSEYSGPMPSPADVVSPTNTSAQVFTPAVLQEKVAAQARKLAVRDTSVEDKTPTLDLIVSDDNETREKEREDSSEESQSNVKDQLNTSQQVKSSAPPMESFVTPTVTVTLEESGRSGSETERQASGEGSASETEIADYERQIRKLEMEGRPLSLEEERELQELREKVKLVHQEAYEEVDAEDVYQLTGVAKDRIARPVKTSPTSSVESNIDDDKLLSPVLSPSKLKQKELYGSPKRALSPVLTVTKESKEETDTNAREQPDKVEEKIKIETEKKIPEDTEKKVDETKESEEKEGKKKDVAERIQKEDNEKEQLRQKEEQEKREKETKEKEEKERIEKERKDKEREREEEERIEKERKDKEEAERLEKERKEKAERELREKEEAERMEKERKEKAEKELREKEEAERMEKERKEKAERELREKEEAERIEKERKEKEEREIKEREEAEKMEKEKQEKALKEKEEAERIEKERKEKEEREIREREEAEKIEKEKQERETRERQEVERVEQERIEQEKQLREKEEKTRIENERRAKEQKEKEEREAQVKLEEARKEEKERHESREKENQPEQETQHIEETKIVTEIDKVQPTEKAEQKEEQNAEAVKEITETRAAIESVVTVEDDFITVVQTIDEADEPGHSVRFSAPPEALCIPSGGEQEEEDDDEDDDEDESVELAQEADIEAASFEEVPETPVSQPEETEAPTESYDRDETTMDDSILDSSWVDTQDDDKSMATEQIQPLPKVPSSVKDSTELQTKQQKRVEKHEKSGKPKTKGGRFKGRLATPERKPLRKEPVCIPREKKKAVIKQTEFTKKMEAQTLSPSKRIGPKQVVRQGRPTQHHSCPRRRPTEPLSDSRQPLTVARRSCDRALDGRSQSPSMPRQASSLNRRAYHDHEDSSTSITSSGSTAPRRPTTCRAVMRAEQRTGRAPSMTVSEPLRSRSARSGHSTPRTPGSSAMTPGTPPSCSSSSRTPGTPRSLSLMSHERKVAVARTPPKSPATTPKQLSVLNQPLPDFKKVRSKVGSVDNIKYQPKGGQVHIPSVKTDYSHVQSRCGSLDRRGYSAGGGNIQIQNKKIDLSHVTSKCGSLDNIHHRPGGGNVRIESVKLDFKDKAQAKVGSLDNAHHTPGGGRVTIESHKLTFRDHAKARVDHGADIIVRSPGRSRSMSPQRHRDSHLSSSGSLNMLDSPQLATLAEDVTAALAKQGL, from the exons ATGTaggggatgaggaggaggcaggCCCTCTCCGCCGCTTCCAAAATTCTCGGGAGAGGTGCAAGTTCCTCGCCCCCTCTATCTCAGTTTCTGTGCCTGAGGACGACCCCTACCACTCCGACGAGGAGTACTATGAACACCCCTTGTTCAGCCCCGAGTGGACGCACTCGGGCGCCCGCCCCATGGGGCAGGCTGTGGCCTTTAGACAGATTGAAG CTGTGAAGATGGACTCGGAAAAAGCCGTAAGTGAGAAAAGTGGTTCCATGAGCCCAGACAGCATCGGAACAGAGAGACGTCCAGAGGAGTTATTGGAGCAACAGACCCAAGGCTTCTTTGCTGGAGAACGAATGGTACCGGAGAGTCCCACCATAGATACGCCATCTTTTGTACCTCCAGATGTGCAAACTCAAGCCAAAGAACCCGCAAAGTCAATCACGCTTCAGCCCATCTACGGTGAGCCCATCACTGTGTCAGAGAAGCAACCATCCGTGGAGGTCGTTGAGTTCAGCAGCCTCGGTTCTCCCTCTGATTTCTCCTCAATGGGAGTCAAAGCTGAAGGAGGAAACGTGACCAGTGATGCAATGTCAGCATATTTTGAAACATCAGCCACTGATGCTCTTGTGTCCCCTCAAGGTAAGGGTGAAGGCTATTATGAACTGAGCAGACTCAGTGAGACCAATACTGTTGATTCCAAGTCTCCGAAGATTAGTTTGTCAGTACAGGAGAGTCCTAAAACCCAAAACGCTGACACTCAAGATTTCCCAGTTCCAGACAAGGGGAATGAATGCAAGCTCTCCCCGGGTAAATTGGCTTTGGACCAAAGGAGCTACTCCCTCAACATCACAATCGGAGCAATGGATCGCAACAGCCAAGGTAGAACGAGCAAGTTCTCGCCATTGGCCGCAGATATCATGACGCACACCAGCGGAAGTCTCGACGAGTCTGCAGATTACCTCCCGATCACTACTCCTTCTGGAGAAAAACCACCTCCCTTCCCTCCACTCATCCTGGAGACAGCAGCTTCCATCACCTCTGATTCCTCATCTCCACCGAGGATGGCTGAAGCCGTTTCAAACCCCAGCCCTGACCCCGAGTCACCCGAGTCTCCCGAGTCACCAAAACCATGCGAGGGCAGTCCTACGAATAACACCGTCATGGCTCAAGACTTGCCTGAGATGCTAGACCTTGCCGGACCCCGTTCACGGCTGTCATCTGAGGCAGCTGAACCAGAACTCGGACGGCAAAAGTCATTTCAAGCCTTCCCTGATGACCTGCTTTCTAGCTTGGGTTCAGGTGAACAAAGTCCTGGAATAAGAAAGAGTGACAGTCAGCTGGAAGAGATGGGCTATTGCGTTTTCAGTGAATACTCTGGACCTATGCCGTCCCCTGCAGATGTGGTCAGCCCAACAAACACTTCTGCACAGGTCTTCACTCCAGCTGTTCTTCAGGAGAAAGTTGCTGCCCAAGCCAGGAAACTAGCGGTTAGGGACACATCTGTGGAAGACAAGACCCCGACTTTAGACCTGATTGTCAGTGACGATAATGAGACGAGAGAAAAGGAGAGAGAAGATTCCTCAGAAGAAAGTCAAAGCAACGTAAAGGACCAGCTGAATACAAGTCAGCAGGTGAAATCCTCTGCCCCGCCAATGGAGTCGTTTGTGACACCCACCGTCACGGTGACTCTAGAAGAAAGTGGGCGGTCAGGAAGCGAGACCGAGCGACAAGCTAGCGGCGAAGGATCTGCTTCTGAAACCGAGATTGCTGATTATGAGAGGCAGATCCGCAAACTGGAGATGGAGGGAAGGCCTCTCAGTTTGGAGGAAGAACGAGAGTTGCAGGAGCTTCGGGAGAAGGTCAAGCTGGTGCACCAGGAAGCCTATGAAGAGGTGGATGCTGAAGATGTTTACCAGTTAACGGGGGTGGCCAAGGACCGCATTGCTAGGCCCGTCAAGACTTCACCCACTTCTTCAGTTGAAAGCAATATCGACGATGATAAACTACTTTCTCCGGTTCTCTCACCGTCCAAGCtcaaacaaaaagaacttTATGGTTCCCCGAAAAGAGCACTGTCACCAGTGCTAACCGTAACCAAAGAATCCAAAGAAGAAACTGATACAAATGCCAGAGAACAGCCTGATAAAGTTGAGGAGAAAATAAAGATtgagacagaaaagaaaattccagAAGACACTGAAAAGAAAGTGGATGAGACGAAAGAAAGTGAagagaaggaaggaaagaaaaaagatgtgGCAGAGAGGATTCAAAAGGAAGACAATGAGAAAGAGCAATTGAGACAGAAAGAAGAGCAGGAGAAACGTGAAAAGGAGACTAAAGAAaaggaagagaaagaaaggattgagaaagaaaggaaagacaAGGAGAGGGAaagggaagaggaagagaggattgagaaagaaaggaaagacaAGGAAGAGGCTGAAAGATTagagaaagagaggaaagaaaaagcagagaGGGAATTGAGAGAAAAGGAAGAGGCTGAGAGAATggagaaagagaggaaagaaaaagcagagaAGGAATTGAGAGAAAAGGAAGAGGCTGAGAGgatggagaaagagagaaaagaaaaagcagagaGGGAATTGAGAGAAAAGGAAGAAGCTGAGAGAAtagagaaagaaaggaaagaaaaagaggagagGGAAATCAAAGAAAGGGAAGAGGctgagaaaatggagaaagaaaaacaggagaaggcattgaaagaaaaagaagaggcagagagaatagagaaagaaagaaaagaaaaagaggagagGGAAATCAGAGAAAGAGAGGAGGCAGAGAaaattgagaaagaaaaacaggagAGGGAAACGAGAGAAAGGCAAGAGGTGGAAAGAGTTGAGCAAGAAAGAATAGAACAAGAGAAGCAGTTGAGAGAAAAGGAAGAGAAGACGAGGATTGAAAATGAGAGGAGAGCCAAAGaacagaaagagaaagaggaaaGGGAAGCGCAAGTAAAGTTAGAGGAAGcaaggaaagaggaaaaggaaagACACGAGTCAAGGGAGAAGGAAAATCAGCCTGAACAAGAGACGCAGCATATCGAAGAGACAAAAATAGTGACCGAAATAGACAAAGTCCAACCAACCGAAAAAGCGGAACAGAAAGAAGAGCAAAATGCCGAAGCGGTCAAGGAGATCACGGAAACTCGCGCCGCCATCGAATCCGTCGTGACGGTCGAAGATGACTTCATCACTGTGGTCCAAACCATCGATGAAGCGGATGAACCGGGACACAGTGTTCGATTCTCCGCTCCACCTGAAGCCTTGTGTATACCCAGCGGGGGAgagcaagaggaggaagacgatGACGAGGATGACGACGAGGACGAGTCCGTGGAGTTGGCCCAGGAGGCCGACATCGAGGCTGCCAGTTTCGAAGAGGTTCCTGAGACCCCCGTGTCTCAACCTGAGGAAACAGAAGCTCCAACAGAAAGTTATGACAGAGATGAAACCACCATGGACGACTCCATCTTGGACAGTTCTTGGGTGGACACACAAG aTGATGACAAGAGCATGGCTACAGAGCAGATCCAACCCTTGCCCAAGGTGCCCAGCTCTGTCAAAGACTCCACTGAGCTCCAAACTAAGCAGCAGAAGAGAGTAGAGAAGCACGAAAAGTCCGGCAAGCCCAAAACTAAAGGCGGGCGGTTTAAAGGCCGACTCGCCACTCCTGAACGCAAGCCACTGCGCAAGGAACCGGTTTGCATCCCtcgggagaagaaaaaag CTGTGATAAAGCAAACGGAGTTTACCAAAAAAATGGAGGCTCAGACTCTGTCCCCGTCCAAGAGGATTGGACCCAAACAAGTTGTCCGCCAGGGCCGTCCCACCCAGCATCATTCCTGTCCTAGAAGGAGACCCACAG AGCCACTTTCCGACAGTCGTCAGCCTCTCACCGTTGCTAGGCGGTCTTGCGACAGAGCCTTG GATGGTAGATCGCAAAGTCCTTCTATGCCGCGGCAAGCCTCGTCTCTGAATCGCCGTGCATACCATGACCATGAGGACAGCTCAACCTCCATCACTAGTTCTGGTTCAACAGCTCCCCGCAGACCCACAA CCTGCCGTGCTGTGATGAGGGCAGAGCAAAGGACTGGTCGAGCTCCTAGTATGACAG tcTCGGAGCCGCTACGCTCCCGTTCAGCCCGTAGTGGCCACTCAACGCCGCGTACCCCCGGCTCCAGCGCCATGACCCCTGGGACCCCTCCCAGCTGCTCATCATCCTCAAGGACGCCGGGAACTCCACGCTCCCTTAGTTTGATGTCCCATGAGAGGAAGGTGGCTGTGGCGCGCACCCCGCCCAAATCCCCCGCCACCACTCCCAAGCAGCTGAGCGTCCTTAACCAACCGCTACCCGACTTCAAGAAAGTTCGCTCCAAGGTCGGCTCCGTAGATAATATCAAGTACCAGCCCAAAGGCGGACAG GTCCACATCCCCAGCGTTAAGACGGACTATAGCCATGTTCAGTCTAGGTGTGGGTCCTTGGACAGGAGGGGCTACTCAGCAGGAGGTGGCAAT ATACAGATACAGAACAAGAAGATTGACCTGAGTCACGTGACCTCAAAGTGTGGCTCATTAGACAACATTCACCATCGCCCCG GTGGCGGTAACGTTCGTATTGAGAGTGTAAAGTTGGACTTTAAAGACAAAGCCCAAGCCAAGGTGGGATCCTTGGATAATGCTCACCATACTCCAGGAGGAGGTCGTGTCACA ATTGAGAGCCACAAGTTGACATTCCGTGACCACGCCAAGGCCCGAGTGGACCACGGGGCCGACATCATCGTCCGGTCGCCGGGCCGGTCCCGTTCCATGTCGCCCCAGCGCCACCGGGACAGCCACCTTTCATCATCCGGCAGCCTCAACATGTTGGATTCGCCGCAGTTAGCCACCTTAGCCGAGGACGTCACCGCCGCTCTGGCCAAGCAGGGTTTGTGA
- the map2 gene encoding microtubule-associated protein 2 isoform X2 has protein sequence MADDRQPEDGAAQWDPSRGQESTGTHGANGFSSSSYRTCQTGGAHPTSAPFSARENGFDGELTGAHAITAEQVSARIVQEVTAEAVAVLKGEQESQRLPSVEDTTNLPPSPPPSPAAEQFGPLEQDVGDEEEAGPLRRFQNSRERCKFLAPSISVSVPEDDPYHSDEEYYEHPLFSPEWTHSGARPMGQAVAFRQIEEETMEALTAEYEEEEEVEEEDDEDEEEDEEESAEAALDEQQWSGEEPDLDIPEAEVLEQAEDIDKAPDLDLGSAEALSVPAASSLEAEGEEESPETAVKMDSEKAVSEKSGSMSPDSIGTERRPEELLEQQTQGFFAGERMVPESPTIDTPSFVPPDVQTQAKEPAKSITLQPIYGEPITVSEKQPSVEVVEFSSLGSPSDFSSMGVKAEGGNVTSDAMSAYFETSATDALVSPQGKGEGYYELSRLSETNTVDSKSPKISLSVQESPKTQNADTQDFPVPDKGNECKLSPGKLALDQRSYSLNITIGAMDRNSQGRTSKFSPLAADIMTHTSGSLDESADYLPITTPSGEKPPPFPPLILETAASITSDSSSPPRMAEAVSNPSPDPESPESPESPKPCEGSPTNNTVMAQDLPEMLDLAGPRSRLSSEAAEPELGRQKSFQAFPDDLLSSLGSGEQSPGIRKSDSQLEEMGYCVFSEYSGPMPSPADVVSPTNTSAQVFTPAVLQEKVAAQARKLAVRDTSVEDKTPTLDLIVSDDNETREKEREDSSEESQSNVKDQLNTSQQVKSSAPPMESFVTPTVTVTLEESGRSGSETERQASGEGSASETEIADYERQIRKLEMEGRPLSLEEERELQELREKVKLVHQEAYEEVDAEDVYQLTGVAKDRIARPVKTSPTSSVESNIDDDKLLSPVLSPSKLKQKELYGSPKRALSPVLTVTKESKEETDTNAREQPDKVEEKIKIETEKKIPEDTEKKVDETKESEEKEGKKKDVAERIQKEDNEKEQLRQKEEQEKREKETKEKEEKERIEKERKDKEREREEEERIEKERKDKEEAERLEKERKEKAERELREKEEAERMEKERKEKAEKELREKEEAERMEKERKEKAERELREKEEAERIEKERKEKEEREIKEREEAEKMEKEKQEKALKEKEEAERIEKERKEKEEREIREREEAEKIEKEKQERETRERQEVERVEQERIEQEKQLREKEEKTRIENERRAKEQKEKEEREAQVKLEEARKEEKERHESREKENQPEQETQHIEETKIVTEIDKVQPTEKAEQKEEQNAEAVKEITETRAAIESVVTVEDDFITVVQTIDEADEPGHSVRFSAPPEALCIPSGGEQEEEDDDEDDDEDESVELAQEADIEAASFEEVPETPVSQPEETEAPTESYDRDETTMDDSILDSSWVDTQDDDKSMATEQIQPLPKVPSSVKDSTELQTKQQKRVEKHEKSGKPKTKGGRFKGRLATPERKPLRKEPVCIPREKKKAVIKQTEFTKKMEAQTLSPSKRIGPKQVVRQGRPTQHHSCPRRRPTEPLSDSRQPLTVARRSCDRALDGRSQSPSMPRQASSLNRRAYHDHEDSSTSITSSGSTAPRRPTTCRAVMRAEQRTGRAPSMTVSEPLRSRSARSGHSTPRTPGSSAMTPGTPPSCSSSSRTPGTPRSLSLMSHERKVAVARTPPKSPATTPKQLSVLNQPLPDFKKVRSKVGSVDNIKYQPKGGQIQIQNKKIDLSHVTSKCGSLDNIHHRPGGGNVRIESVKLDFKDKAQAKVGSLDNAHHTPGGGRVTIESHKLTFRDHAKARVDHGADIIVRSPGRSRSMSPQRHRDSHLSSSGSLNMLDSPQLATLAEDVTAALAKQGL, from the exons ATGTaggggatgaggaggaggcaggCCCTCTCCGCCGCTTCCAAAATTCTCGGGAGAGGTGCAAGTTCCTCGCCCCCTCTATCTCAGTTTCTGTGCCTGAGGACGACCCCTACCACTCCGACGAGGAGTACTATGAACACCCCTTGTTCAGCCCCGAGTGGACGCACTCGGGCGCCCGCCCCATGGGGCAGGCTGTGGCCTTTAGACAGATTGAAG AAGAGACCATGGAGGCTCTTACAGCTGAatacgaggaggaggaggaggttgaagaggaggatgatgaggatgaggaagaggatgaggaggagagtGCAGAGGCAGCTCTTGATGAGCAGCAATGGAGCGGGGAAGAGCCTGACCTGGACATCCCCGAAGCGGAAGTTTTAGAACAGGCAGAGGACATAGACAAGGCCCCGGATTTAGACCTGGGGTCGGCTGAGGCACTTAGTGTTCCTGCAGCAAGTTCTTTGGAAGCAGAGGGTGAGGAGGAAAGCCCTGAGACAG CTGTGAAGATGGACTCGGAAAAAGCCGTAAGTGAGAAAAGTGGTTCCATGAGCCCAGACAGCATCGGAACAGAGAGACGTCCAGAGGAGTTATTGGAGCAACAGACCCAAGGCTTCTTTGCTGGAGAACGAATGGTACCGGAGAGTCCCACCATAGATACGCCATCTTTTGTACCTCCAGATGTGCAAACTCAAGCCAAAGAACCCGCAAAGTCAATCACGCTTCAGCCCATCTACGGTGAGCCCATCACTGTGTCAGAGAAGCAACCATCCGTGGAGGTCGTTGAGTTCAGCAGCCTCGGTTCTCCCTCTGATTTCTCCTCAATGGGAGTCAAAGCTGAAGGAGGAAACGTGACCAGTGATGCAATGTCAGCATATTTTGAAACATCAGCCACTGATGCTCTTGTGTCCCCTCAAGGTAAGGGTGAAGGCTATTATGAACTGAGCAGACTCAGTGAGACCAATACTGTTGATTCCAAGTCTCCGAAGATTAGTTTGTCAGTACAGGAGAGTCCTAAAACCCAAAACGCTGACACTCAAGATTTCCCAGTTCCAGACAAGGGGAATGAATGCAAGCTCTCCCCGGGTAAATTGGCTTTGGACCAAAGGAGCTACTCCCTCAACATCACAATCGGAGCAATGGATCGCAACAGCCAAGGTAGAACGAGCAAGTTCTCGCCATTGGCCGCAGATATCATGACGCACACCAGCGGAAGTCTCGACGAGTCTGCAGATTACCTCCCGATCACTACTCCTTCTGGAGAAAAACCACCTCCCTTCCCTCCACTCATCCTGGAGACAGCAGCTTCCATCACCTCTGATTCCTCATCTCCACCGAGGATGGCTGAAGCCGTTTCAAACCCCAGCCCTGACCCCGAGTCACCCGAGTCTCCCGAGTCACCAAAACCATGCGAGGGCAGTCCTACGAATAACACCGTCATGGCTCAAGACTTGCCTGAGATGCTAGACCTTGCCGGACCCCGTTCACGGCTGTCATCTGAGGCAGCTGAACCAGAACTCGGACGGCAAAAGTCATTTCAAGCCTTCCCTGATGACCTGCTTTCTAGCTTGGGTTCAGGTGAACAAAGTCCTGGAATAAGAAAGAGTGACAGTCAGCTGGAAGAGATGGGCTATTGCGTTTTCAGTGAATACTCTGGACCTATGCCGTCCCCTGCAGATGTGGTCAGCCCAACAAACACTTCTGCACAGGTCTTCACTCCAGCTGTTCTTCAGGAGAAAGTTGCTGCCCAAGCCAGGAAACTAGCGGTTAGGGACACATCTGTGGAAGACAAGACCCCGACTTTAGACCTGATTGTCAGTGACGATAATGAGACGAGAGAAAAGGAGAGAGAAGATTCCTCAGAAGAAAGTCAAAGCAACGTAAAGGACCAGCTGAATACAAGTCAGCAGGTGAAATCCTCTGCCCCGCCAATGGAGTCGTTTGTGACACCCACCGTCACGGTGACTCTAGAAGAAAGTGGGCGGTCAGGAAGCGAGACCGAGCGACAAGCTAGCGGCGAAGGATCTGCTTCTGAAACCGAGATTGCTGATTATGAGAGGCAGATCCGCAAACTGGAGATGGAGGGAAGGCCTCTCAGTTTGGAGGAAGAACGAGAGTTGCAGGAGCTTCGGGAGAAGGTCAAGCTGGTGCACCAGGAAGCCTATGAAGAGGTGGATGCTGAAGATGTTTACCAGTTAACGGGGGTGGCCAAGGACCGCATTGCTAGGCCCGTCAAGACTTCACCCACTTCTTCAGTTGAAAGCAATATCGACGATGATAAACTACTTTCTCCGGTTCTCTCACCGTCCAAGCtcaaacaaaaagaacttTATGGTTCCCCGAAAAGAGCACTGTCACCAGTGCTAACCGTAACCAAAGAATCCAAAGAAGAAACTGATACAAATGCCAGAGAACAGCCTGATAAAGTTGAGGAGAAAATAAAGATtgagacagaaaagaaaattccagAAGACACTGAAAAGAAAGTGGATGAGACGAAAGAAAGTGAagagaaggaaggaaagaaaaaagatgtgGCAGAGAGGATTCAAAAGGAAGACAATGAGAAAGAGCAATTGAGACAGAAAGAAGAGCAGGAGAAACGTGAAAAGGAGACTAAAGAAaaggaagagaaagaaaggattgagaaagaaaggaaagacaAGGAGAGGGAaagggaagaggaagagaggattgagaaagaaaggaaagacaAGGAAGAGGCTGAAAGATTagagaaagagaggaaagaaaaagcagagaGGGAATTGAGAGAAAAGGAAGAGGCTGAGAGAATggagaaagagaggaaagaaaaagcagagaAGGAATTGAGAGAAAAGGAAGAGGCTGAGAGgatggagaaagagagaaaagaaaaagcagagaGGGAATTGAGAGAAAAGGAAGAAGCTGAGAGAAtagagaaagaaaggaaagaaaaagaggagagGGAAATCAAAGAAAGGGAAGAGGctgagaaaatggagaaagaaaaacaggagaaggcattgaaagaaaaagaagaggcagagagaatagagaaagaaagaaaagaaaaagaggagagGGAAATCAGAGAAAGAGAGGAGGCAGAGAaaattgagaaagaaaaacaggagAGGGAAACGAGAGAAAGGCAAGAGGTGGAAAGAGTTGAGCAAGAAAGAATAGAACAAGAGAAGCAGTTGAGAGAAAAGGAAGAGAAGACGAGGATTGAAAATGAGAGGAGAGCCAAAGaacagaaagagaaagaggaaaGGGAAGCGCAAGTAAAGTTAGAGGAAGcaaggaaagaggaaaaggaaagACACGAGTCAAGGGAGAAGGAAAATCAGCCTGAACAAGAGACGCAGCATATCGAAGAGACAAAAATAGTGACCGAAATAGACAAAGTCCAACCAACCGAAAAAGCGGAACAGAAAGAAGAGCAAAATGCCGAAGCGGTCAAGGAGATCACGGAAACTCGCGCCGCCATCGAATCCGTCGTGACGGTCGAAGATGACTTCATCACTGTGGTCCAAACCATCGATGAAGCGGATGAACCGGGACACAGTGTTCGATTCTCCGCTCCACCTGAAGCCTTGTGTATACCCAGCGGGGGAgagcaagaggaggaagacgatGACGAGGATGACGACGAGGACGAGTCCGTGGAGTTGGCCCAGGAGGCCGACATCGAGGCTGCCAGTTTCGAAGAGGTTCCTGAGACCCCCGTGTCTCAACCTGAGGAAACAGAAGCTCCAACAGAAAGTTATGACAGAGATGAAACCACCATGGACGACTCCATCTTGGACAGTTCTTGGGTGGACACACAAG aTGATGACAAGAGCATGGCTACAGAGCAGATCCAACCCTTGCCCAAGGTGCCCAGCTCTGTCAAAGACTCCACTGAGCTCCAAACTAAGCAGCAGAAGAGAGTAGAGAAGCACGAAAAGTCCGGCAAGCCCAAAACTAAAGGCGGGCGGTTTAAAGGCCGACTCGCCACTCCTGAACGCAAGCCACTGCGCAAGGAACCGGTTTGCATCCCtcgggagaagaaaaaag CTGTGATAAAGCAAACGGAGTTTACCAAAAAAATGGAGGCTCAGACTCTGTCCCCGTCCAAGAGGATTGGACCCAAACAAGTTGTCCGCCAGGGCCGTCCCACCCAGCATCATTCCTGTCCTAGAAGGAGACCCACAG AGCCACTTTCCGACAGTCGTCAGCCTCTCACCGTTGCTAGGCGGTCTTGCGACAGAGCCTTG GATGGTAGATCGCAAAGTCCTTCTATGCCGCGGCAAGCCTCGTCTCTGAATCGCCGTGCATACCATGACCATGAGGACAGCTCAACCTCCATCACTAGTTCTGGTTCAACAGCTCCCCGCAGACCCACAA CCTGCCGTGCTGTGATGAGGGCAGAGCAAAGGACTGGTCGAGCTCCTAGTATGACAG tcTCGGAGCCGCTACGCTCCCGTTCAGCCCGTAGTGGCCACTCAACGCCGCGTACCCCCGGCTCCAGCGCCATGACCCCTGGGACCCCTCCCAGCTGCTCATCATCCTCAAGGACGCCGGGAACTCCACGCTCCCTTAGTTTGATGTCCCATGAGAGGAAGGTGGCTGTGGCGCGCACCCCGCCCAAATCCCCCGCCACCACTCCCAAGCAGCTGAGCGTCCTTAACCAACCGCTACCCGACTTCAAGAAAGTTCGCTCCAAGGTCGGCTCCGTAGATAATATCAAGTACCAGCCCAAAGGCGGACAG ATACAGATACAGAACAAGAAGATTGACCTGAGTCACGTGACCTCAAAGTGTGGCTCATTAGACAACATTCACCATCGCCCCG GTGGCGGTAACGTTCGTATTGAGAGTGTAAAGTTGGACTTTAAAGACAAAGCCCAAGCCAAGGTGGGATCCTTGGATAATGCTCACCATACTCCAGGAGGAGGTCGTGTCACA ATTGAGAGCCACAAGTTGACATTCCGTGACCACGCCAAGGCCCGAGTGGACCACGGGGCCGACATCATCGTCCGGTCGCCGGGCCGGTCCCGTTCCATGTCGCCCCAGCGCCACCGGGACAGCCACCTTTCATCATCCGGCAGCCTCAACATGTTGGATTCGCCGCAGTTAGCCACCTTAGCCGAGGACGTCACCGCCGCTCTGGCCAAGCAGGGTTTGTGA